In a genomic window of Plasmodium malariae genome assembly, chromosome: 4:
- the ROPE gene encoding repetitive organellar protein, putative yields MVFKFKKKKKEKSSDVLSKHLFNDNGHFEENEKKEKRHSWYKKIIDNTVSKNKNEEKETENRYENEKDSEKENGKENSEEKQMNKHYELEEQLKETLKSITSLSTKIVYYETKIEELEKELKVEKDKHMDNVYEKQLKEKEEFVKQKIGLLNEKETLLNEKELDINLREKKITDREIFISLKEEKINGIEIQYVEKNKEKEKLHFEIADIKISLDKLKFEVKDKKESLENISNKVILKENTLRELKEFIKEKSEMIDSLNEKINEKEKKCEQLGIDIEEKRKLVELLDNKANEKEKYFEEKVKGLEKEQNSLYAKLNLIHEREKEVEKRENDFLHMEDELNSLRDSFSKNTCQLRIYKMEISDLSNTLIEKEREILDIKNTYDDEINALKVQIKRGGIKERREEKSDERRENKDRNKILCFSNGRNSEISGEDNTSVASNDENTNEGKNLVHLLEEKEREIQNLKDKYQKELENINKELNEKKREYIELKNTYINELNNLNDEIEESSIKLSELKSIHESEITKLQNEVKTLNQEKHILNNEKQVLSNEINKLNEEKNSLNTEKDILDNKIDSLNNEINTLNKEKILLSNEIGNLNNMISELKNEISITDNEINELKDEINTLNNEVKGKEKLLLEMENNYKNEIYILKEKLKDKNDNNLDLGNELHNLRNVLNEKEKEYGQMKEEYSIKVKEFNDELLMKEKNYKEELNDIRIKSHEKERILILQNDQLKEAKLRSEEKYLKLYDEKVHLVRNICANFHISNYDEIKSEDLVKNVEEYLHKQYEMINDLKNGSSRGVRGGERGYADAVSEEACSGIGDIRRLFEEHECEEEGEQQNEQEKSKSSEKVMCDLIRDMHNLSERHEEEITKMKGFLFLKEKEIEDAKKKIEELKNEINHLNSFNRINNLNSATSLHRGNDVEMKLKMYLEEINHLNLTISNLKKVNNEEQLKKEKEIMRLISELSKYRHLEDTKRTSSDDEGSKNDFNKIYLKNESENEYISESDVEGGKNLKYFLYSQIYKVRGKKRQTLKKEKDIQVNLALHDMTNDENELHKNCRYEIEKQKKELGQNGKVIEDLKSKICALTNEVMDLKNAKNELNEKYTSLVPAAEEVEKLKGESEKMNEQIWKLSEEAEKLKEEAGKWEEVAAKWEEETEKSREEATKLMEENVKLKNCADELNREFYTKEKNYMSKLNENIGIIENLKDAIHVNEDELKNAENEKNNYINEINKLKNEYEALKLNHDLLNKNYTSLNEMYKNLKQTSCHINDSFCCEEGKFSEDNDNDEVNMSKEYTSIDGNETKKLEKTDEQHSNEEEKVSKCAVTSEIGKSDIGKGRSDNNSDLIGKYQKEVEYLKEEINRISLLYSNELNEKNSYDIKIKDLTNQLKELEVKEKENDEKVIFLTNLNDEMNSKMNAKMNAKMNAKMNAKMNAKMSRKNKKPKLRKFLSREKKDSSSNLHKNLENKELSEVCCSGNEGIINEQDVHNEVNVNKYYTLSSEMNEYNYFVENVNKLEDNNFRLMKIIHESNNRYSDRVIGSYFYSNNVEDLFKINNNTNIDIENPDGNTVIVLCVILNEILNVLFLNDQFVNSFEKINKNVWKHMFIPEEIKLLVLRYFFFLNKLRDYVKNLNDQFNSERYDDSWFLFQNYFETSSNIKRELVYFVLEKKEMEIVENGENGENDKNCNSISQNNSNICSSTRGKISEILNFSKEEIRLKTIAQLRRDLNFEKKSKHILNHDFQVLLYKYQECVRKLKRVKNVIRQLNLNDVPCGSYALNSEIDEYSEQSDGKFFNVPRSRGDVDVGVDAEKNYKEYVLLDNNNNPEQESRGNGTVNSTCTFMEKQSLKKNNDVTGKREIMGRREIMGRREIMGRREIMEGVK; encoded by the coding sequence atggtttttaaatttaaaaaaaaaaagaaagaaaaaagctCAGACGTATTAAGTAAACACTTATTTAACGACAATGGACATTTTGAAGAGAATGAAAAGAAAGAGAAGAGACATTCTTGGTATAAGAAGATTATAGATAACACTGtaagtaaaaacaaaaatgaagaaaaggaGACGGAAAACAGATATGAAAATGAGAAGGATAGTGAGAAGGAAAATGGGAAGGAAAATTCagaagaaaaacaaatgaataagCATTACGAATTAGAAGAACAACTAAAAGAGACACTAAAATCAATCACATCATTATCAACAAAAATAGTTTATTACGAAACAAAAATTGAAGAATtggaaaaagaattaaagGTCGAAAAGGATAAACACATGGACAATGTATAtgaaaaacaattaaaagaaaaagaagaatttgTTAAGCAAAAAATAGGTCTGTTAAACGAAAAGGAAACTCTactaaatgaaaaagaattaGATATTAATttgagagaaaaaaaaataacagatagagaaatttttatttctctaaaggaagaaaaaataaatggtaTAGAAATTCAGTatgtggaaaaaaataaagaaaaggaaaaattgcATTTTGAAATTgctgatataaaaatatctttaGATAAGTTAAAATTTGAAGTTAAGGATAAAAAGGAAAGTTTAGAAAACATTAGTAATAAggttatattaaaagaaaatacgttaagagaattaaaagaatttataaaagaaaaaagcgAAATGATTGATTCGCTTAATGAAAAgattaatgaaaaagaaaaaaaatgtgaacaACTGGGAATAGACATAGAAGAGAAGAGAAAATTAGTAGAACTATTAGATAATAAAGCTAatgagaaagaaaaatattttgaagaaaAGGTAAAAGGATTAGAAAAAGAGCAAAATTCACTTTAcgcaaaattaaatttaattcatGAACGAGAAAAGGAAGTGGAAAAGAGAGAGAATGATTTCCTTCATATGGAAGATGAGCTGAACTCTCTTCGAGATagcttttcaaaaaatacttGTCAGCTAAggatatataaaatggaGATATCAGATTTAAGCAACACACTGATAGAAAAGGAAAGAGAAATTTTAGACATAAAAAACACGTACGACGATGAAATTAACGCGTTGAAGGTGCAAATAAAAAGGGGAGGAATCAAAGAACGGAGAGAGGAAAAAAGCGACGAACGACGCGAGAACAAAGACAGAAACAAAATCTTATGTTTCAGTAACGGGCGAAATAGCGAAATAAGTGGAGAGGACAACACATCGGTGGCTTCAAATGATGAAAACACaaatgaaggaaaaaatttaGTCCATTTGTTagaggaaaaagaaagagaaatACAAAACTTAAAGGATAAGTATCAAAAAGAgctagaaaatataaataaggaACTAAATGAAAAGAAGAGAGAATATATAGagttaaaaaatacttatatcAATGAATTAAACAATTTGAACGATGAAATTGAAGAGAGTAGCATTAAGCTAAGCGAATTAAAGAGTATTCATGAGAGTGAAATTACAAAGTTacaaaatgaagtaaaaacgTTAAATCAGGAAAAACATAtcttaaataatgaaaaacaagTATTAAGCaacgaaataaataaattaaatgaggAGAAGAATTCACTGAATACAGAAAAGGATATACTAGACAACAAAATAGATTCGTtaaataacgaaataaacACATTAAATAAggagaaaattttattaagtaaTGAAATTGGCAACTTAAACAATATGATAAGTGAATTAAAGAATGAAATTAGTATAACTGACAATGAGATAAACGAATTAAAAGATGAgataaatacattaaataatgagGTGAAAGGGAAAGAAAAGCTTCTTTtagaaatggaaaataattataaaaacgaaatatatattttaaaagaaaaattgaagGACAAGAATGATAACAACTTAGATTTAGGCAACgaattacataatttaagGAATGTACTAAATGAGAAAGAAAAGGAGTATGGTCAAATGAAAGAAGAGTACAGCATAAAAGTTAAGGAGTTTAATGATGAACTACTgatgaaggaaaaaaactATAAAGAAGAATTAAATGATATACGTATAAAATCTCATGAAAAAGAgagaatattaattttacaaaatgacCAACTAAAAGAAGCAAAATTAAGAAGTGAAgaaaaatacttaaaattatacGATGAAAAAGTGCATCTGGTTAGAAATATATGTGccaattttcatatttctaattatgatgaaataaaaagtgAGGATCTTGTGAAAAATGTGGAGGAGTACCTACATAAACAGTATGAAATGATAAACGATTTGAAAAACGGCTCTAGTAGGGGTGTTCGTGGGGGGGAGAGAGGATATGCAGACGCGGTAAGTGAAGAAGCATGTTCTGGGATTGGAGATATTCGTAGGTTGTTTGAGGAGCACGAATGTGAAGAAGAAGGTGAGCAGCAAAATGAACAGGAAAAGAGTAAATCCAGTGAGAAAGTGATGTGCGACTTAATAAGAGACATGCACAACTTGAGTGAAAGACACGAAGAAGAGATAACAAAAATGAAgggctttttatttttgaaagaaaaagaaatagaagacgctaaaaagaaaattgaaGAACTGAAAAATGAGATAAATCATTTAAATAGTTTTAACCGTataaacaatttaaataGTGCTACATCACTTCACAGGGGAAATGATGTGGAAATGAAATTAAAGATGTACTTAGAAGAAATTAATCACTTGAATTTGACTATAAGCAACCTTAAAAAGGTGAATAATGAAGAGCAgttgaaaaaggaaaaagaaataatgagATTGATTAGTGAGCTATCGAAATACAGGCATCTTGAAGATACAAAAAGAACATCATCTGATGATGAAGGTagtaaaaatgattttaataaaatatatcttaaGAACGAATctgaaaatgaatatatttctgAGTCTGATGTAGAAGgaggaaaaaatttaaaatattttttatattcacaaATTTATAAGGTAAGAGGGAAAAAAAGGCAAACattgaaaaaggaaaaggacaTACAAGTAAATTTGGCACTTCACGATATGActaatgatgaaaatgagttacataaaaattgtaggtatgaaattgaaaaacaaaagaaagaaTTAGGACAGAATGGAAAGGTTATTGAAGAtctaaaaagtaaaatatgcGCTCTAACGAATGAAGTGATGGATCTGAAAAATgctaaaaatgaattaaacgAAAAATATACCAGTTTGGTGCCAGCTGCAGAGGAAGTGGAAAAACTAAAAGGAGAGtcagaaaaaatgaatgaacaGATATGGAAGTTAAGTGAGGAAGCGGAGAAATTGAAAGAAGAGGCGGGGAAATGGGAAGAAGTAGCCGCGAAATGGGAAGAGGAAACTGAAAAATCGAGGGAGGAGGCAACAAAGCTAATGGAAGAAAATGTAAAGCTGAAAAATTGTGCGGATGAACTGAATAGGGAATTCTATACGAAggaaaagaattatatgtctaaattaaatgaaaatatcgGCATAATAGAAAACTTAAAGGATGCAATTCATGTGAATGAAGATGAGTTAAAGAATGcagaaaatgagaaaaataattacattaatgaaataaacaagttaaaaaatgagtatgaggcattaaaattaaatcatgatttattaaacaaaaattatacttcATTAAATGAGATGTATAAGAATTTAAAACAAACAAGTTGTCATATAAATGATTCCTTTTGTTGTGAAGAAGGAAAATTTTCTGAggataatgataatgatgaaGTGAATATGAGCAAGGAGTATACGTCCATCGATGGTAATGAGACAAAGAAATTGGAGAAAACAGATGAACAGCATTCAAACGAGGAAGAAAAAGTTAGCAAATGCGCAGTTACTAGTGAAATAGGAAAGTCTGATATAGGAAAAGGTAGGAGTGATAATAACTCAGATTTGATAGGAAAATATCAAAAAGAAGTAGAATATTTGaaggaagaaataaatagaataagTCTATTATATAGCAACGaactaaatgaaaaaaacagttatgatataaaaataaaagatttgACTAACCAGTTAAAGGAGCTCGAAGtgaaggaaaaggaaaatgatGAGAAGGTAATTTTTCTAACTAATTTGAATGATGAAATGAATAGTAAAATGAATGCTAAAATGAATGCTAAAATGAATGCTAAAATGAATGCTAAAATGAATGCTAAAATGAGtagaaagaataaaaaaccTAAATTGAGAAAATTCTTATCTagggaaaaaaaggattCTTCTtcaaatttacataaaaatttggaGAATAAAGAATTAAGTGAAGTCTGTTGTTCAGGTAATGAGGGAATTATAAATGAACAGGATGTACACAATGAAGTAAATGTTAACAAATATTACACATTATCTTCAGAGATGAACGAATACAACTATTTCGTAGAGAATGTTAACAAATTAgaagataataattttcgtttaatgaaaataattcatGAAAGTAATAACAGATATAGTGATAGAGTGATCGgatcttatttttattccaaCAATGTAGAAGatttgtttaaaataaataataatacaaatatcgATATAGAAAACCCAGATGGAAATACTGTTATAGTTCTTTGtgtaattttaaatgaaatattaaatgttttatttttaaatgatcaGTTTGTAAattcttttgaaaaaataaataaaaatgtttggAAGCATATGTTCATACCTGAAGAAATTAAATTGTTAGTtttaagatatttttttttcttaaataaacTAAGagattatgtaaaaaatttaaatgatcaATTTAACAGCGAAAGGTATGACGATTCGTGGTTTTTgtttcaaaattatttcgAGACGTCCAGTAACATAAAGAGAGAGCTggtttattttgttctcgaaaaaaaggaaatggaAATAGTAGAAAATGGTGAAAATGGCGAGAATGACAAAAACTGTAATAGTATTAGccaaaataatagtaacattTGTAGCAGCACAAGGGGGAAAATTTCcgaaattttgaatttttccAAAGAAGAAATTAGGCTAAAAACAATAGCGCAGTTGAGAAGAgatttaaattttgaaaaaaaatcaaaacatatattaaatcaTGATTTCCAAGTGCTACTATATAAGTATCAAGAATGtgtaagaaaattaaaaagagtTAAAAACGTGATAAGACagttaaatttaaatgatgtACCGTGTGGAAGTTATGCCTTAAATAGCGAAATAGACGAATACTCAGAACAGAGTGATGGAAAGTTTTTCAACGTACCAAGGTCAAGGGGTGATGTGGATGTTGGGGTTGATgctgaaaaaaattataaggaATATGTTTTGttagataataataataacccAGAACAGGAGAGCAGAGGAAATGGTACAGTTAATAGCACATGCACGTTTATGGAGAAACAAagtttaaagaaaaataatgatgTTACGGGTAAACGTGAAATAATGGGAAGGCGTGAAATAATGGGAAGGCGTGAAATAATGGGAAGGCGTGAAATAATGGAAGGCGTGAAATAA
- the DHHC12 gene encoding palmitoyltransferase DHHC12, putative, whose protein sequence is MNCLKGLHHWTFHKFSYIFQAFYFFYLISGFLIIRFQSYFILEQYCRTSYRSFLCVLLFSSGILSFFTCSLSDPGKISLISLDKHMKFYSYDEIIFHANTKCETCHILKPARSKHCKYCSSCIPRYDHHCFLLNNCIGGYNSIYYFVFIYINIAITFYASYITSLCLYSIMKYENLLEATFIDKGTNEVLPNTYLTIANYLFSKYSPTFSLFVISLFSFFFLILLFSHEMYFNFYLNITTNEKKKYSQLKNSFSLNKQFYNKGFIKNVKDVLFYKKNVDNFLKKIS, encoded by the exons atgaATTGTTTAAAAGGACTTCACCATTGGACTTTTCACAAATTTTCTTACATCTTTcaa GctttctactttttttacCTCATAAGTGGTTTTCTTATTATTCGTTTTCAGT catACTTTATATTAGAACAATATTGTAGAACAAGTTACAGAAG TTTTTTGTGTGTACTACTTTTCTCAAGTGGGATCTTATCCTTTTTTACTTGCTCATTAAGCGATCCcg GAAAAATATCTCTTATATCTTTGGACAAACACATGAAGTTCTACTCGTatgatgaaataatttttcatgcAAACACGAAATGTGAAACTTGTCATATTTTAAA ACCCGCAAGAAGCAAGCATTGCAAATACTGTTCATCATGTATACCTCGCTATGATCATCAttgttttttgttaaataacTGTATTGGAGGATATAatagtatttattattttgtttttatttatataaatattgcaATTACCTTTTACGCCTCTTACATAA CCTCACTTTGTTTATATAGTATTATGAAATATGAGAATCTTTTAGAAG CTACTTTTATAGATAAAGGGACCAATGAAGTTTTGCCGAATACTTACTTAACCATTgctaat TATCTATTTTCGAAATACAGCCCCACCTTCTCCTTATTTGTGATATctctattttcatttttttttctaattctaCTTTTTTCGCATGAAAtgtatttcaatttttaccTTAACATAACAAccaatgagaaaaaaaaatatagccAATTAAAAAACAGTTTTTCTTTGAATAAgcaattttataataaag gcttcataaaaaatgttaaagatgtattattttacaaaaaaaatgtggataattttttaaaaaaaatttcataa
- the PmUG01_04029600 gene encoding conserved Plasmodium protein, unknown function codes for MKCNLFRLFPTEPTGSLIKIKNITFFEKDIEIKHFLEHIVDVCIIFADSAKNEACALLHSREEALHLMKLYKVIFKNMIFFSSNKQNMEIEIFNQEEERIFWKDVKRHNVKFYVCKQRGQTG; via the exons atgaagtGCAACTTGTTTCGTTTATTCCCAACTGAGC ctACCGGTtccttaataaaaataaaaaatattacattttttgaaaaagacATTGAGATAAAACATTTCCTTGAACATAtag tgGACGTGTGCATTATTTTCGCGGATTCTGCTAAGAACGAAGCTTGTGCGTTGTTACATTCCAGGGAAGAAGCCTTACACCTTATGAAACTGTACAAagtcatttttaaaaatatgatatttttttcttcaaataagcaaaatatggaaatagaaatatttaacCAGGAGGAAGAAAGAATATTTTGGAAGGACGTAAAAAGGCATAACGTTAAATTTTACGTTTG caaacaACGTGGTCAGACGGggtga
- the OPP gene encoding octaprenyl pyrophosphate synthase, putative — MFYLSNKKHIKEFLSYCKTKCFNSLLINKNDYLLKENATWKSNLYHLYKKRDINPFVELIKASLFIFKRKYLRNKVLSDTNRKTFNSYEHNSLLYSDSVYKEILLCMKVLHYKEEEVDRDLNNLHDHFNTIKSGIDPYMLCENKIKNIDEYIYNIIKTDYNNIDEFITYIYLYQGKKFRVILSILLKNILSYVDNNISSKNNFKFRNIQRNSSKLIGSSKNSLSKKKLAIINSPINNVSKKKIVENQNKIIAASEIIHMGSLLHDDVIDESTKRRGALALHKKYGNKISILSGDFLLARASSVFAGTGSPKICRRFAYVVESLIKGEFLQTNLKYRNIEDALKTYFIKTFHKTASLFSHLFACIAILSFKNEKITELCFNLGLHIGMAFQLYDDYLDYKVDSNTKTPILNDLKNNIKTAPLLFSYNYNPEIILSLINKRSLTDSDINNILFYINKTNSMKKNELCSLLHIKKASDILSSLISYCRTTRNVEIANSEKNEINQSREALINLVLNILSRNTK; from the coding sequence ATGTTCTATCTGAGTAATAAAAAACACATAAAGGAATTTCTCAGCTATTGCAAAacaaaatgttttaattcaCTACTAATTAATAAGAATGATTATTTACTCAAAGAAAACGCAACTTGGAAAAGTAACTTATATCATCTGTACAAGAAAAGGGACATAAATCCTTTTGTGGAATTAATAAAAGCTTctcttttcatatttaaaagaaaatacctAAGGAATAAAGTATTATCAGATACAAATAGGAAAACATTTAATTCTTATGAACATAACAGTTTACTGTACTCAGATAGTGTATACAAAGAAATTTTACTCTGTATGAAAGTACTGCATTATAAGGAGGAAGAAGTTGATCGTGACTTAAATAATCTACATGATCAttttaatacaataaaaagtGGAATAGACCCATATATGTtatgtgaaaataaaattaaaaatattgacgaatatatatataatatcattaagacagattacaataatatcgatgaatttattacatatatttatttatatcaaggaaaaaaatttagagttattttaagtattttattaaaaaatattttatcctatgtagataataatatatcttcaaaaaataattttaaatttagaaatattcaaagaaatAGCTCTAAATTAATTGGAAGTAGTAAAAATtctttatcaaaaaaaaaattagccaTTATCAATTCACCAATTAATAatgtatcaaaaaaaaaaatagtagaaaatcaaaataaaattattgccGCATCAGAAATTATCCATATGGGTTCTCTATTGCATGATGATGTAATTGATGAATCAACTAAAAGAAGAGGAGCTTTGgcattacataaaaaatatggaaataaaatatcaatCTTATCAGGTGACTTTTTATTGGCTCGTGCAAGTTCAGTATTTGCAGGTACAGGATCTCCAAAAATTTGTAGAAGGTTTGCCTATGTTGTAGAAAGCTTAATAAAGGGCGAATTCTTGCAAACAAATTtgaaatatagaaatatagaAGACGCactaaaaacatattttataaaaacatttcaTAAAACAGCGTCtcttttttctcatttatttGCTTGTATAGCTATTCTTTCtttcaaaaatgaaaaaatcaCTGagttatgttttaatttagGATTACATATAGGTATGGCATTTCAGTTATATGATGATTACTTAGATTATAAAGTAGATTCTAATACTAAAACACCTATAttaaatgatttaaaaaataacataaaaactgctccattattatttagttaTAACTACAACCCAGagattatattatcattaattaataaaagatcTCTTACAGACAgtgatattaataatatattattttatattaacaaaacaaatagtatgaaaaaaaatgaattatgttctttattacatataaaaaaggcTTCTGATATTTTGTCTTCACTCATTTCTTATTGCAGAACTACGAGAAATGTGGAAATAGCTAATTCtgaaaaaaacgaaataaatcAGAGTAGGGAAGCTTTAATCAACTtagtattaaatatattatcacgTAATACAAAGTAA